The nucleotide window TGAATCATGTTCATTAGTAGCAACTGTGTGACAAGCATCATTAACAGGATCGTAAGAAATAGTTTTTAAAAACACATTAAAGTACAACTTACGATTCTTATAGCTCATGGTGACCATTCCGCTTCGACAATCAATCTGGGCGTTCGCGGTATATAGGAATGGGCGACCCAAAACTACCTGTGGCTGCTCGTGTGTAAGCGATGGTGCATAATCGACCACCATAAAATCAACCGGGTAGTAAAAATTGCCAAGTTGGATGACCACATTCTTCACAACCCCCCGTGGTCGTTTCAAACTCGCATCTGCGAACATGGCCATGCTATCACACGTTTGTAGCGGACCGAAGTCATACTGGTCATACAAGCTACCAGGTAACACGCTCACTCCTGCTCCATAGTCCAACAATGCCTTGTGGATTTTGAACTTCCCAACTCCGATGGAGACAACCGGCTCCCCCAAATCGATTCCACTTTCTTCCACAACCGCTTCATGTAGACCTGCAATCACATTCGAAGCAGAAAAACCATTATCATAACAAGTATTATTAGGAACTGGATTTACCCCACTGATCAATGTGCTCCGTGGATTCTTGGGGTTTGGTTGAGTATCACTTGGCAGTTTCCCTTGTTGCTGCTTCAGCTCCTTCACATCGGTTGCAAGTTGGGCCATTTGTGTGGTTAATGATTGAACGGGCTTTATCTCGCATCTCCTCCTTTTGAGCAAAATTTTTCAATTCAAGCCTTTGATTTTGTAAATCAAGTTGAATTgctttcaacatctccatcatATCATTATTCACCTGACCATTACCTTGCTGGTAGTTCCTTTGATAACCGATGTTATTTTCCCTCTGATAGTTATTTTGATTTCGGGGCTGGTAATACTGATTGTTGCCTTGGGAACACGAATACCTGATCCCACTACTTTGCAGCATATTCACATCATCCTGCTTACCAATTATATTAGGGCACTGATCAGCGGTGTGCCCTATATCCCCATAATGACCGCACAACGGGTATTGTCTACTAAAATCTGGTGGATTGTCCACCGCTCTCACTACCGATTGTCGTGTACTTCTAGAAGATTGAGCCTTGCGCTTTGACGCCCTTGCGGTTCTTTCCAAATATTCCCAATCATCTTCTTCGTAATTCATTCCAAAAGTACCATTGGATATTGAATTTACATCCCTGGCATCTTCATCTGTTAGGCCTTCGTGGAATGTATTAATAAGCTCCCACAGATATATCTCATGATGTGGACAGTTCTTGAGCATCATTTTGAAACGATTGAACACTTCGTGAAATAACTCACCGGGTTGTTGTCGAAACGCTCGAATATCCTTCCTTGAATTGTTAGTACGCAAATGAGTATAGAACTCATCTTAAAACTGTTGCTGCATTTCGCCCCATGTGAAGATCGAAGCTGACGGTAGCGAATGAAACCATTGTTGTGCTTTGTCTTCAAGTGTGAATTGGAAAAGTACCAATTTCACATCATCAACATGCATCATATGCAGAAATGTGTAGATATGGTTCTTCATGTGCGTGACCATGAAACTTAGGCAAGCTGGATATTGATTGTGTTCGTACTTCGAATGACCGCCCCCTTGTAATTGCGGGATCACAACCGGTGATGGGTTGTTAACTATAGCAGGCCTGAAGTGGCTCTCTATGCCTCGAACTGGACCTTGATTATTTCGTAGTGGAATTCCTTCTGGTAAAATCACCGGTCGGTGTAAGTTTCGTGGTAGCGGTCTTGCTTGACGCTGCATCTGAGGTACTGGTGGTGGTAATGGAATGTCCACCACCGGCCTTCTCGGAGCAGGCTGCTGATTGAGTGGGTCAGGTTGATAATATTTGTGGTATCTGTTGTTGTATTGGCGTTGGTTGCACATATTGTTGATACCCTACGTTCCCTTGATTGACTCTCTCGGCCGCACCCAATCCGACTGTTTGCCTCTCATAGTTACCCGTGTTAACCACTTGTCTCTCGTTTTGACCCATGTAGTTATCATATTCCTCATAGCCATCATCAAAATCTCCTGAGTTATTTCCTTGATCATAGATGGTTGATCTATAAAGATTTGGCATTGGCTGACTTTGCTGTGAAATAACTTGTCAGACGGCTGGCGGAATTGATGTTGCATTAGGTGCTTGAGTTTGACTCAATGGAGTGTCATCAGGAATGATTCTAACGTAAGGAGACGACTGCTGTAAATTAACAGTCTGGGTCGTAGTTGGGTGTGGAAGAGATGTTGCTTGGGTAGAAGTTGGTTGAATGTTATCAAGGTTTGGGAAAAAGGTTGAGAATGACGGTATTGGAGATGTAGAAGTAGGCTGTGTagactgtggtggtggtggtggtggtatggtAGTGTTTGGTGAAGGTTGGATAGGTGTTGGCGAGAATTGTTGCGTTTGTGAAGTTGCGGGTTGTTTCTCCGTTGTTGCTAAGTTCTCCATTGTTTTAGATGTTGGTATAGGTGATTGTAGAATCTTGTTCTCACGATGTAGTACTCGTTTGGTATGCTTTACTGTTCTCTCGATCTCTAGGTCGAACACCAATGGTGATGACTTCCTGGAATTCCGAGTGTGATGCATACACTTCCTAGATCACCTGcacaaacaaaaacaagaaaacctcGCGTAAATCCGAACAAAACAGAACAAactaaaaagacactatttttggattttttgtaTATTTAACTAACAAGAACTTAACACTAagcactttgcgcacgcctccccggaaacggcgccattttgatgtctgtcgttagtgacatgcaaaaaccgaaataaactagtagctagagtaagtcggatatcgaaccagaggaggattgtggaaagcgTTATTATGCTAAGTATTGATTAACTGTTACTGAATTGAGAAATCGGTTTGTTTGATTATGTGAAAGAACTAAATTAACGAGTAAAAAGTGTGATTTAAATGAGTTGGAAGAAAGATGGTTCCTCTAGATTTCAAGTTTTATAgctagattcaattatgtgtttaatcgaaacactcacATAGACATAAATGTTTAACCTAattcatcaattgtgataaccaacgactaagtactccggtcaatacataacgggaggttatcgaatgattatcaattacaattacaaaccctaaccccagtCAAATATATCctaattactagaactctcgggaactgaatgcttagaaattaaggtttaaataaatgcaattgtttacaaccaataaatcaaatcaaggtgaaaatcatcgaatgcttagatcaccgagttatacgattgtcacaaacacataaaattatcTAACTtacaaaaccctccatccggaggaaaccataaaACGACTAGCCGCTCATGTTGGTTGAATGATCTTCAAGGGCTTCAATAATAACTAAAATCATCCTCCtcattataatataataaagacaataataataattaagaATTTCGTTCCCCCAAAAATCAATTCGATGtcaatgatgatgatgtttgctAATGTCGTGATGATGGCTCATATGATAATAATGATGATGTTCCTGATGTTGTTAATGTTGTTCCAAGAAGTCAACCACAACAGCCGTCAAAACCgatgatgattatgatgatgTGATCGATCCCCCAAAGACCCCCAAAGACCCCCAAAGACCCCAAAAACCTTCACGTGATATTGTGATGATATTATTTCTCCAGTGCACCTCTCGGCCCAAGTGTGATGATAGTTAATTAATTTCCTCTCCAAACCTCTCAAGTGCACACAAAGCCCACTTTCACGTGTTTTTAATTACTTCTCCCCAAGGCCCCAAAAGTGATGCTTGTTGACTTGTGTGTCCCTTATGTCGGCCCACTTTATTCTCAACAAGTCTAAGATGCATCGCCAAAGTCAATGTGTGTATTGAATTGATATGATGTTACCAATTGATAAATGAATCAATCCCCTTGGTCTCCAGTGCACGTGATGCTCCAAAATAAGTCACCCAATGCTGCCATGATGTTGACGCCGTTCCGTGGCTCACGGTCC belongs to Helianthus annuus cultivar XRQ/B chromosome 5, HanXRQr2.0-SUNRISE, whole genome shotgun sequence and includes:
- the LOC110876064 gene encoding uncharacterized protein PB18E9.04c-like, which codes for MENLATTEKQPATSQTQQFSPTPIQPSPNTTIPPPPPPQSTQPTSTSPIPSFSTFFPNLDNIQPTSTQATSLPHPTTTQTVNLQQSSPYVRIIPDDTPLSQTQAPNATSIPPAV